In Oryctolagus cuniculus chromosome X, mOryCun1.1, whole genome shotgun sequence, a single window of DNA contains:
- the EOLA1 gene encoding protein EOLA1 isoform X1 — MRQGLGGCTWANGEGAKASRQAGRRALPPRAKQVPSAAPGRARGVPLHPWCLSGRRGPRSWQEMKFGCLSFRQPYAGFVLNGVKTLETRWRPLLSSHQDRTIAIHIARRDWEDVTWQELLVERLGMTPTQIQALLQAGEKFGRGVIAGLVDIGETWQCPENLAPVEIVELESQAVLTDLKQKYLTVISNPRWLLEPVPCQGGKDVFQVDLPEHLIPLEREVCRVCIPAGNIADTSAHHHVQVDLY, encoded by the exons gTGAAGGAGCCAaggcaagcaggcaggcaggcagaagaGCGCTCCCTCCTCGGGCGAAGCAGgtaccatctgcagcaccaggccGCGCGAGGGGAGTTCCTCTGCACCCTTGGTGCCTTTCAG GCCGCCGAGGCCCGAGGAGCTGGCAGGAGATGAAGTTTGGCTGCCTCTCCTTCCGGCAGCCTTATGCGGGTTTTGTCTTAAATGGAGTCAAGACTTTGGAGACGCGCTGGCGTCCCCTGCTTAGCAGCCACCAGGACCGTACCATCGCCATCCACATTGCTCGCCGGGACTGGGAAGACGTCACCTGGCAGGAGCTGCTGGTGGAAAGGCTTGGAATGACTCCCACTCAGATTCAGGCCTTGCTTCAGGCAGGGGAAAAGTTTGGGCGAGGAGTGATAGCCG GGCTCGTTGACATTGGGGAAACGTGGCAGTGCCCTGAAAACTTGGCTCCCGTGGAGATTGTGGAACTGGAAAGTCAAGCCGTTCTGACCGACCTGAAGCAGAAGTACCTGACTGTGATTTCAAACCCCAGGTGGTTACTGGAGCCTGTGCCCTGTCAAGGCGGAAAGGATGTGTTCCAGGTAGACCTCCCAGAGCACCTGATCCCTCTGGAACGTGAGGTCTGCAGAGTATGCATCCCTGCGGGGAACATAGCTGACACCTCAGCTCACCATCATGTGCAGGTAGATCTATATTAA
- the EOLA1 gene encoding protein EOLA1 isoform X2 — protein sequence MKFGCLSFRQPYAGFVLNGVKTLETRWRPLLSSHQDRTIAIHIARRDWEDVTWQELLVERLGMTPTQIQALLQAGEKFGRGVIAGLVDIGETWQCPENLAPVEIVELESQAVLTDLKQKYLTVISNPRWLLEPVPCQGGKDVFQVDLPEHLIPLEREVCRVCIPAGNIADTSAHHHVQVDLY from the exons ATGAAGTTTGGCTGCCTCTCCTTCCGGCAGCCTTATGCGGGTTTTGTCTTAAATGGAGTCAAGACTTTGGAGACGCGCTGGCGTCCCCTGCTTAGCAGCCACCAGGACCGTACCATCGCCATCCACATTGCTCGCCGGGACTGGGAAGACGTCACCTGGCAGGAGCTGCTGGTGGAAAGGCTTGGAATGACTCCCACTCAGATTCAGGCCTTGCTTCAGGCAGGGGAAAAGTTTGGGCGAGGAGTGATAGCCG GGCTCGTTGACATTGGGGAAACGTGGCAGTGCCCTGAAAACTTGGCTCCCGTGGAGATTGTGGAACTGGAAAGTCAAGCCGTTCTGACCGACCTGAAGCAGAAGTACCTGACTGTGATTTCAAACCCCAGGTGGTTACTGGAGCCTGTGCCCTGTCAAGGCGGAAAGGATGTGTTCCAGGTAGACCTCCCAGAGCACCTGATCCCTCTGGAACGTGAGGTCTGCAGAGTATGCATCCCTGCGGGGAACATAGCTGACACCTCAGCTCACCATCATGTGCAGGTAGATCTATATTAA